The Stygiolobus azoricus genome window below encodes:
- a CDS encoding RNA polymerase subunit Rpo13, translating to MFDEDEEGKEEKSEEEEKLEEEIAPKEEEESEEKTSESGEEEEFASMTIPDIELLMKNTEIWDKLLDDKISLEEAKKMFDELKNRYSASDKKKRKVAKKSKKVKAKKTSEEEE from the coding sequence ATGTTTGACGAGGACGAGGAGGGTAAGGAGGAAAAAAGTGAGGAAGAGGAGAAGTTAGAAGAAGAAATAGCTCCGAAAGAGGAGGAAGAATCAGAGGAGAAAACAAGTGAAAGTGGTGAGGAAGAAGAATTTGCCTCCATGACAATTCCTGATATAGAGCTGCTGATGAAAAACACGGAGATATGGGATAAGTTACTCGACGACAAAATAAGCCTCGAGGAAGCAAAGAAAATGTTTGACGAACTGAAAAATAGATATTCTGCTAGTGATAAGAAGAAAAGAAAAGTGGCAAAAAAGTCTAAAAAAGTTAAAGCCAAAAAAACATCTGAGGAAGAAGAATGA
- a CDS encoding DNA polymerase sliding clamp — protein MIKVVYSNAKDFYSLLAGLNEIADEVVLNFIEDSIYSFYLTDDKSLMGVLVISKEYLEDYSIDKPVGVKINLNEVKKILGKAKSKTTSVMIDETDAGLKITLRDEKSGLRSNIYVKGEKVDAQRLTEPKVSLPVSFSLDGSILKKILSDASIVTEEEVQISTTDDNGIEFSAEESGKSYKAKLYQDKPLKSVTIEAEGKSFYKIEVLKTAFKALAFSEDVTVSFGTNVPLRGEATTESGGHLRFWVAPRL, from the coding sequence ATGATCAAAGTTGTTTATTCTAATGCCAAAGATTTTTATTCACTATTAGCAGGGTTAAACGAAATAGCTGATGAAGTAGTATTAAATTTCATAGAGGATTCGATTTATTCTTTTTATTTAACGGACGATAAGTCCTTAATGGGAGTTCTCGTTATATCTAAGGAATACTTAGAGGATTACTCAATAGACAAGCCAGTCGGTGTAAAAATCAACTTAAATGAGGTAAAGAAAATTCTAGGTAAAGCTAAGAGCAAGACTACCTCAGTAATGATAGATGAAACTGACGCTGGATTAAAAATAACTTTAAGAGACGAAAAAAGTGGACTTAGAAGCAATATTTATGTCAAGGGCGAGAAAGTAGATGCACAACGCTTAACTGAACCTAAAGTCTCACTTCCGGTCTCCTTTTCGTTAGACGGATCAATCCTGAAGAAGATATTGTCTGATGCCAGCATTGTAACAGAGGAAGAAGTTCAAATAAGTACTACTGATGATAACGGGATTGAGTTCTCTGCAGAAGAAAGTGGTAAATCTTATAAAGCTAAGCTATACCAAGATAAACCCCTAAAGTCTGTAACTATAGAGGCGGAGGGTAAATCATTCTATAAGATAGAAGTACTAAAGACAGCTTTTAAGGCATTAGCATTCTCGGAGGACGTTACCGTAAGCTTCGGAACTAATGTGCCGTTAAGGGGAGAAGCTACTACTGAATCTGGAGGTCATTTGAGGTTTTGGGTAGCACCAAGACTATGA